In Pseudorasbora parva isolate DD20220531a chromosome 9, ASM2467924v1, whole genome shotgun sequence, the sequence agcgtccaacatgataccgttcggcctgctacacatgagacccctccagtggtggttgaaaaccaaggggttttcccccagagggaatccttttcgtatgatcagggtaacgcgcagatgccttcgttccctagtcatatggaagaaaccttggtttctgtcccaggggccagtgttgggagcgtcctgttgccggaatccgtttcaacagacgcctccctcactggttggggcgcggtcatggacggccgctttgcgaggggcccatgggagggccgtcattcctcctggcacataaattgcctggagatgatggcggtctacaaagctctcaggagcttttctcccggacctccgcggccaacatgtcctggtgcggacagacaatacggctgtcgtagcgtacctcaatcgccagggaggggtaagatcgcgccctctgtgcagattggcgcatctaatcctcctgtggtcccaggggaaactgttgtccatcagggcaatgtatgtcccgggggttcaaaatcagggagcagacatcctgtcgaggcaggggctgaggcccggggagtggcggctccaccccgaagtggtggaggccatatgcgagaggttcggcccagtggaagtggatctgtttgcgtctcgagagacgtcccactgtccactgtggttctccctcacgcatccagccccgttggggttggatgccatggtgcagacgtggccgaggctgcgtctgtacgcatttcccccgattgctctgctcccgggagtcctggagagggtccgtcggcagggggtcagtctacttctggtagcaccccgttggccgacgcgagtttggttctcagatatcatagccctgctggcaggtcatccatggcagattcctctgaggagggatctcctgtctcaggcggcggggacgatattccacccccggccggagatttggaacctttgggtatggcccctgagggggccaggtacctagaggctggcctgtcggcagacgtggtagagaccttactcagttccagggctccgtccacaaggagactgtacagcctcaagtggaatgtgttttccacttggtgtagggggcgtgaggtggacccagttaactgcccagtggcttcagtgctggagttcctccaagatcgcttctctgcgggcctaaccccgtccacactcaaggtgtacgtggctgccattgcggctttccacactcctctgggtgatgggcctcTGGGTAGGCACCAGTTGGTTGTACAGTTtctccgtggggctcggaggatgaggcctgtggctcagtccagagttccaacctgggacctggcagtggttctcgaggggttggctgaggcccccttcgagccactggaGTCAGCAGAACCGAAAAatctgacccttaaggtggcTTTTCTACTCGCCATCTCCTCTCTAAGGAGAATGggggatctccaggccttggcagtaacgccgacttgcctggagtttgccccgggtggagtgaaggccatcttacaccctaggccgggctatgtgcctaaggtcccatccagggtggtcaggtctttggttctgcaggcatttcatcctccgcctcacgtgacggcggaagaggggagacttcacctactctgcccggtcagggcactcagggtgtatctggcgaagtccgcacagtggaggagatctcaacaattgttggtgtgttttggctcacccaagaaggggttgcctgcgtctacccagacaatcagtaactggattgtccaggcaataaccatggcttatcaggtgcgccgtttgccttcacctgtagccgtgagggcacattccaccagaggcatggcctcttcggtggccctcctttctggggtccccttgcaggatatctgcgaggcggcggggtgggctactccacacacttttatcaggttctatagcctggatctccctgcgacgcctggcgcgagggtgctccaaccctagttgtgcccggtctccggcttcacactaggacaggcgctaccctcggtgtggcctagtgggtactcgttccccaaagcgtttcgacgcagtgggaagttccctcgataagggaacggctcgggttatgtatataacccttgttccctgagagggaacgagcactgcgtcgtaccgccacacctcggcacgcctggagcgcatgcttcagagcaaaaaactgccgccattatgcgccggccccccttttatacttccgggtacgccgtcacaatgacgtcatcacgcacgaccaatcggattggactagtgtttattcaggcttcagattcgctgatgcttagggagcatccccaaagcgtttcgacgcagtgctcgttccctctcagggaacaagggttatatacataacccgagccgtttttcttcaatgtacacAAGTTTTTCccccccacagtggatgcacgaggttcatatttcatattaaagacagactttaagaaattgatatcacagataaacaacacacacacacacacacacactttttattttattttattttttacaataactcctcaggcttagacctttctaatgtgTTTTAGTCGTAGGCtctctgcatattaataggtaacccagcatttttttttttttaaatacgttttctgtaaaataataattagtattagtattatattgttatatttattctgacatactctttttttatttgtaattatgaaaatgttattgtaatggtaatatttcttatttttaaaaatatttttagcagtaataataatcataataattattattagtcacgttaatataaaaacacaaaatgttatatacacacactttttatttgtaaaaaataataataacaataatcgcattttaaatcgcaatcgcaatttaacccagaataatcgcaattatatattttccccaaatcattatatatataatataatttggaTTTTATATAATTCCCACCTAATTTTACCTGAAGAAATTAAGCTATGACTACTACTGTGCATGTTTTTGCATGGAGAGAATTATTTGGAATTTTTGGTAATTTTTGAGCCAATATTTAATTGTCAatcttcacttttttttttttttttgttaaattaaatgttttacaggGAGCCTTATCCCACTTTGTTCTGGAAAGGGTCGTCTCGtctattttttaatttgttataAATGCTTTTCTGAACTTCTTATGggataaaatgttttaatacatttctaacaTGCTGTTAATTTCATATGAACCTTCATCTGAGTCGCTTTGAATATGCTTTGAAATGTACGCTACTAAAAACTTTGTggtcagtaaaaaaataaatactttctCAGCAAGGATGTTTTGAGTTAGGCAAAACAGTAAAAACATGTATAAGTGTTAAGAAGACTGGGGTTTACATGTTAGATTGAAACATAAACTGACACAAGAAATTGCTAACATGCAGATTGATTGTTCATCTGTTTTCCCCAATAAACAGTTTTAGAACAATCTGTTCTGTTATAAACATTTGAAAGAAGCATGTAACCGCATCATTGACCCATATGATTTCATTGTAAGGTTTTATTAATCTGATTTCATTTATCCGTTTCAGGTAGAGTGGAATACTGATGTTGCATCTTAATGCCTGAACTCGACGTAAAACAAGAAAGCCCTCCTGCAAAACATGGTGAGAGGGTCTCTTGAAACCGACGGGCTTACCAGGCAACATTGCTGCCAGCATGGACCCCTCTAACTAACGTGGACGTGATGGGGATGAtaattatattacatatatCAATGATGGAACAGCCACATTGACGAAGATTAACTCCATCCATCGTGCGCTGCAGCCAATCAGCATGCTGCGGTCGCTCAAATTTGGCCGCGTCTACCGATGTGGCAAGTTCCTCTTCATCGTAGCGCTTTTTGTTATCCTGCTGATGAACACTCACAACCTGTTCGCCTCATTTCAGAGGAACGAGCTTACTGACCGCAGATTCATCGGCCTCAACAAGTGTCCGGCCTGCTTCGGCACTAGCTGGTGCCGCAAGTTCATGAACAGCCAGGTGACCTTCGAGATGTGGGGTCGCCTGCGCTTCCTAGACTTTTTCAATGTAAAGAACGTCTATTTTGCTCAATATGGAGAACCCAGGGAAGGAACACGCAGGGTCGTGCTCAAGCGCCTGGGCTCCAACCAAGAGCTGGCAGAGATCGATCAGAAGATCTGCAAACGGGCCACTGGAAGACCGCGCTGTGATCTCATTCAGGGTATGTACAAAACAGAGTTTGCCCGACTTAACGGCGACGTAAGACTGCTGaccccagaggtggtggagggctGGTCGGATCTGGTGCACTGCCCCTCACAGAGGCTTCTGGACCGAGTGGTCAGGAGGTACGCGGAGACCAAGGACTCTGGAAGCTTCCTGCTAAAGAACCTTAAGGACACGGAGCGTATGCAGCTGCTGATGACATTGGCGTTCAACCCTGAGCCTCTTGTGCTACAGGTATTCACACACTAGccaatataaatctcctttaaatgcattttcaaGTTGCTGAATCTTTATTTTGATGCAGAAACACTGATGGCGGCTTGAAAGTTCAAGCGATTTACGATGCATCTTTGCATATTTTAAAGTTCTGCACAAggctgtgtaaataatagataCCTTGTGTCTGTCTGTGGTCACTAAAAGATTTCTCTGCTTTGGGCAACAGCATGCTTGTCCTGAAGAATTCCTGCAGACATAAATCATGGGCATTTGTTATTCCATAAGCAAATTTGGCATTTAAAGATACAGAGTATCATGTGTTGTTCTCAAAGATTGTCCAAAAATATGCTCGGGTATGACGCAAGTTTCATACATAAAGTTGTCCGATATTCTTAATATTTGCTGAAATTAACCAGACCTTGATTGGCTTAGATCAGATGACTCCCAAAGCTTGAATACATATTCTGTATGCTGGTCAGTTCACAGCAGTGATTAGAAATTAACCTTTCCATTTAGGGGTAATATGTTCTCCCTTAAATTGATTATCTGGGTATTTTTACCTTTATAATGGCATTTTGTTTAACCTTATTAGATGTATAACTCGTATTATGTCAAATTCTCATTTCATTAAGAAATCCAGTTAGAATAGTAAGACACTGTTCAAATGAAATCAATaaaattagggctgcacgtttcaagtttttcattaaccgttaaccgaggcccttagcggttaatactcggttaaccatagtgtgcgtcagggttatttttagcttattcaTTTGACaaccaccatctccgtagtgaacacgcttatagagagaaatgcacatcatggattacataatcagagagtagcctatttcttttcgttttaaattgttaaaagacatttcaagtttcttaagatctatttcatgtctgcgaggcgtacgctgagttaatcggttaaccatggacacccctaaatAAAATACATCTTTGCACTGCATAAGTTAGATAGTCTCTGCATCTGAAGTGGCATATACTTGCACAATTGTTGACAATTaatattgtgtctaaaatgtaacttacttttttgttttgtttattaaattgttttatataatcaaTATGATATTCTCAATCGTGCTGATATTTGAGAAAAAAACAGCACTCTTGCTTTGGTGATATTGCTTAACTATATCATTTGGTACACACGTAAGACACAACAAGTGTTACCAGATTGGGTTGAGGATTTCCAGCCCAAAAGCacaccaaaacaaaataatgacaaaaaaaaaaaatcaatttctcAGGAAAACAGGATCAATCACATAAAGAGAATAAGCAAATATGACTAAAATGTACAGGTGGAAAACTGTAAAAATGGCGTTTGAGAAATAAACTGTTGACTTTAGCCATTAGAAAAACACATGCATTATTTCTAATGTCTACTCTTAGAATAAATCACTTTAAGTGCAAAAGGTGCCCAATATAAGAGTTTGGAATAAGCAACATAATTAGCAGGAATTTCACACAAGTTAATGCACACAACCCACAGCCAAAATGTGCCATTCATTGATACATACTGTGCCATActccaaaaacaaaatataacaacAATGTGCTTACATTTGTGTTGCACTTTAAATTCAGAAAGAACAGTAAGTTCTTGTAAACAATAACCTTGACATCGCAGCCAGttcattatcaaaataaaatagccaacctaatatataaaaagttaCACAGCTCAGTTTAAATAGCCAGTAGTACACTTTGCGCCATTCGGCGTGAGCACTGCTCCTGAGGTGTTTCCGAGTAGAGACCCGTTTGCAACATGCGTGTTTTGTCCCGCTCCTCTCCGCATACAagtataaatagttttttttctgcGTGATTTGGCGTGGCAGAATACGCGCAAAGTGCGCTCGTAATTCCAAAAAAGCTCTCATCTCAGTTCAACACGATCTCACAAAGCTCTGTTATCAATAAAAATGACTACAcaatgaatcttttttttttataatgtctaAACTTTCTTTGTTATAATCAAAGGATTTGTCAGCGTACAGAATTCAGCACTGCACAACTTTTGAGCGGTGAGGGGATTTTTCTCTTAAATGAATCTGTTTGGCCATTGCGTtctagaaataaacatttgttgtATCGGCTTTGTTTAACCAATATATTGGTTACATTGCATAACGCGGCAAAAACGTGTTATACTCTGCCTCCACctgtaatttgtttttattttatttaataacattttatttgtttctagatgttttctttttagatgttttttatCTTGTTGTGGTCATGCAAATAGTTTTATTCTACCGAAATTCGCACACACACGAGTACCACCCGCACTCAGCCATCAAATCTAGTCCCGCGCCGCTCTCTATATACGtcgggttccgcgagtcccgcgccgctctctatatgcgctgggttccgGGAGTCCCGCAGGAGTGCAATTCTCAAGCACATTTTTGCACATGTGaagaggatgattttttcctaTCAATATTGGGACGCGAGTTAAGTAGCCAAAGCCTATAATAAACAATTGTTTAGCATCTAAATGTATCACCAATATGGAAACATTTGGACTCGAATGAGGGAGTTAGGCTGCGTGAGTCTAACGCTGGTTACTTTCAGTtcctcattaaattattttgttttgactTTATATAGTTATAGCCTTCTGTTCTGAATGCCGTTAAATTTGAAGGATTTGTTGTGGAGTGAGGGGAACTAAAATAACCTATGTTTGTAGTACAATATTTCGCTTTATTTAGCCTACTGGTATTATTATGAATGCAATCAAATGCGACTTATACGTGATTAacctgtttttctctctctttcaaaaGTCTTGTTGGTTAACAGTTAACCGGTTAATTAGCGTCCCATAGATATGCCTAGCTATCAAATTAGTGCAGAATCAACTTTGCGTTGCGAACGCATCAAGGATTAAAAGCAGTTGAAAAGTGCTGAGCTGAATATTTGTGCCATCTAGGGGTTCAATGGAGAATACAGTCAAATGGCCCATTGTATACAAGTATCGTTATGCTTGGCTTGACTTATTTGAATGTAAATGGGTGTAGGCCTATAAATGGGTCGCGACAAATTCAGGTACAGATACGACAAAAACAATTCAGAATTGAGTCCCATCTGGCAactagggctgtttcgaatgccattttttgagcttcgaagcttaggtggcaatcaatatcgaatattcgaagcttcggtgggtggggctaaatatataataatagtgtcggtttgcatttgtatcatctttcacgacttcacgtttcactcttcggcatcgtaaatgtgttgcggcagacccagtggagtgcagtgttgcatttggtgcaatatgatcaggtggcacacattctttaaatattaataagcatttaataatcttttaaatagaacagtttccggtacgcattacacgggcaggtttatgctccgaaaacggacagtgcacaagtgataaaaaacacaaagtctgttgagagcaagaactttaataaggtattaataacgaacctttctttaaaacaaatgaatcccaaaacagaaattaaattagtaacacacagtgatttcaatgaactgtaataaataaagaacacggtagcatgcttataaacagttgaataagaataaatgaatcgtttttaaaatgacacaaaatgtaatatctattacaattagttttattctatataagggatttttttttgtcttattctgactttttgttaatttaaatctttaaaatgcgcgatgcttttattgaaagcatgttgcggtgtttttttaaatttattattattatttcaagcatgagtgagaatgagtccgcgacggaagtcacgtgttgagaaaaaaaaaaaaaaacgaatattcgaatctcaaaactgaaaatcgaatgccacctcaccgaacgaatattcgaatattcgattattctagtacagccctacTGGCAACAGTAGACAAAACGTACTTGAATTGGGGGTTTATGATATATTGTAGAATATACATATTGCATACCCCTATTTCCACTGTATTTTTTGCTTATGTTTTCATTCACACCAATGAGAGACCTTGACAGCTCTCTTTTTTTGCACCCCTCGGTCTGGTATTGATTTTTAGACACAGCTAATCTATACCAATTTCTTTTGCGATTGACCCAGCTTGTCGAAGGCCTGGGCAAACAAAAGGACATCTCTGTGAGATCAGCCAATATCCGTTCTCACCTCCCATCATTCACTCCATCTGCCACACCTCAGGCATTCTAGGTGATAAAGGCAATCTGATCTCTCCGGAGAGCAAGCCGCTCGATTTGATTAGCAACATACAGTTTAGCCCCCTTTTGCCCTGCAACCTCTGCAGCGGTTTGGTCAACATAATGAAATGTCATTAGTTTTCCGTGGATGGCGCTAATGAATTGGCTCCTAATCCATAGATGCGATTAAGTGTGATCTTTACCAGCGCTTGCTGTTCCTTCTACTCCTGAAAACATGATGTTAAAGCTAACAGATGCTTGTCTCCCCGGCATGCTTTAAATCATTCATCACACTTCCTGAAGCTAAGAAAAGCCAGTTTTTCCAGTTTGCCAGAAGTTGTAGCAACCTTTCATAAGGCAGGCAAAATCTGCTTTCCGATCGGAAACCTGAGGCAGCTGCTATGCTGTCAGTCAGTGTGTACGAAGGTGCCTCAAAAGCACAATAAAGTAAAGAAAAACAGGATCATTTGTTAAATCATGCAATATGGAACACAATATTCCAAAAagtatgtaaaataaatgtaaatgatatttaaagtaaaaaaaaaaaaaatagttatgTTGTAATAAATGGGTGGGTTTAAGTAGACTACACAATTTGAGTCTGGAACGTCAACAGAGAAAAGTCACTGTGAAGATTGATTATTGAAAAATTAGTAGGTCAaaacacatttataaaaaaatgatgcatacatgaatcattcacaataagatttagaaaaatacttcaaatattataaaactgGAAATGGTGCATAAAATAGTTATTTTGGGTAAAATAGTGTATAGATGACCAGTTTGCTATGAGCACTGCTGCTTGTTGATTGTCTTGTATGTCATTGAAGCGAGAATAATTTGCATGCTGGCTCTTTTCTCCACTGACTAAATCACCACAAACGtatcttttaaaataataacatcATTCAGTTATTGCAAACTCTTGCTGATTAGCGTATCAGTGTGTATGCAATTCATTACTAAGTAATATAATTTAACTActtttcacttaaaaaaaaaaaagtgagagatcattttttaagttacttctgatgtaattgaatTAAATAGTGTATAGACGGTTTCATCGAACGCATGCGCGTTGCTACGGTTACGCGCCTGGCCCAAAGTTAACTTCCGGTCTGTGTCTGTTTGTATGGCACACTACTcagtagaaatacattttaaagtactattcttggttaacatgatataaatattaaaaatcaagcagagagcacatgacacaagtttcccaacattattcttatattatgaaacaaagaaacatgttatgccgacgcattgcataattgaaaggcgagtgcgcatgcatttatataggctactgtgaacccaccggtaaaatgatgttcgttcaaatccagctcagacatgacataaatctgtagcttacaATACTTTTTGTAGcctttaaacaatgtttttttttcttcatatttatgtttaaatattataatattatttttagatttcatctgattataggctataagtgcaaagatgcgagtgggtcagaaatgattttggtggttatatttagtttaatattaagttttgttttgtaaaaagcctttctttcgttttgtacaaattgtctcttaattttaataaagggttCTTCAgttaattgcatgtatttaattaataagaaataaataagtagACTAGGTCGCGGAAGCCATCGCTTTCATCATGAACCGAAGCGCGTCTCAAACTGAAACTCGgcaggcttgcctcacagacatgaggaatatgtagcctaatatgtgtagaaacgaaaagatttaaataagcacatggtgcagtgttcagaactcacggtaaacaaccagcgttatacagatgatcacggcgatgggcatgagcgggatgttaaagtttaagggaatttttttttttttttaccttctactgaatatgatcgggtgcaagcacattttaaacagcacttattcacacacgtaattttgtgaataagtaaattgttaattttgtcgttttctctaatgatttcaaaaacatcttgtagtgcttaccTGCTTGTAGTTATCAGTATACTGTTATATTCTATTCtatgattttgtcatttcacacttgtttgtttaaatttaaatgttaccaactaaatgagacatactgagtttataattaaatttattaattgcgtttaattattgcatctaaagatttttcacgtgaataaaggcaaatagatttgcacactttgcttaatcactggtctagtctgttaaacttgtcagaagttctcgtttctaatctgccctcgtggtctattttttctctcatcaaaaccgaataccatcagtggttgaacatcaagagcaggaactgtttttgtgcgttttgtttcgcgatctgaccggaacaaacagaaagtctctgcaacggcgttaagcgttagattaaagcgctcgtatgtgtgaagactgcatgagccgcgTTTGCTGCATTGAACTgcattgtttgtattagttaggttaatccgtgaagcaggatgttttaaaaaagtggtagggacatgtcccacccgcaaattacgcctataagttaaaaaaaattggttgattgacgccaatcggacgttcatgttttttttccgtctatttgaaagttcggctaataaacatggtcattttttttataagttacataaactgctttcaggagtttttgaccggcatatcatcaaaatgtcCGGAAAACGAAACCTCTGCCGGTCACTTTCACCGCcggcaccatttttttctagcggAAACTCTGGGATCAACGTGACGGTGAGTAatgaatgacaggattttcagttttgggtgacctaCCCTTTAAGTGGGGCGTTTTCCCACTCTATATTAAAGACATaaatgggagattatttataataaacatgctgaaacaaaaaaaatctatacattAAGATAATGGTGCACAATCAAAATTAAAGATGCTAACGCATAAGAAAGATAACGCATCCTCTGGTGTTATTGATGTCTACCGGAAGTTAAGTTTGGGCCACAAAAGCGCGCATGCGCAGTAGCGTTTGTTTATGTTGTTACCGTTGAAACCGTCTATAAACTATAGAACCATACACAATAGTGGatttaacataaaaaatgtacggcctaatgttaaaatgtatattgttaattaatataacttccctttaaattatttgggcagttcaaaaataatttatgcatttttatacTTATTTGAAAGAAATATAAAGCAGTTTCTATGTCTATCCTTGTTTTGTTAAACCGGTAGAGAttgatttagaaagtaattggTAATAAGTAATGTAATACTTTTTAGAGAGAGTAGAACAGTAATCttattacactgttaaagatgtAACGAGTATTGAAATACTTTTACCGCACAGATTGCAAGACGCACACTTGCAACGTTTTGTTAATGTAGATTGTGCAGGCCTAGCTTTGACTACAGTTCTTATTTTCTAGTAAccgcatttaaaaaaaataaatgtacatttaatgtaaattatatttactCATTTCAGTCCCTCTATTAGATGCCATTTTCGATTTTCCACCAATGGTTGATCCACACACAGCATTGTGGGATATACTACAGTAAGCAAAATGTACAgccttcataaaaaaaaaaaaaatatatatatatatatatatatatatatatatatatatatatatatatatatatatatatatatatatatatatatatatat encodes:
- the dipk2aa gene encoding divergent protein kinase domain 2Aa yields the protein MLRSLKFGRVYRCGKFLFIVALFVILLMNTHNLFASFQRNELTDRRFIGLNKCPACFGTSWCRKFMNSQVTFEMWGRLRFLDFFNVKNVYFAQYGEPREGTRRVVLKRLGSNQELAEIDQKICKRATGRPRCDLIQGMYKTEFARLNGDVRLLTPEVVEGWSDLVHCPSQRLLDRVVRRYAETKDSGSFLLKNLKDTERMQLLMTLAFNPEPLVLQSFPSDEGWPFAKYLGACGRMVAVNYVGEELWSFYNAPWEKRVDLAKQLMDIAEQLTNNDFDFALYLLDVSFDNFAVGPRDGKVIVVDAENVIVADKRLIKQNKPENYDVWYESRYEECDKEACLSFSKDILCSRVTVDHNYYAVCQNLLSRFATWRGTTGGLLHDPPAEVVKDGRLTALLDECTKPQKRYGRFQAAKELREFLTQLTQPSNTNR